GATGGTGGGCGACAGCGGCGGCTGGTTGGCCAGCAGGTCCGCGTCCGCGGGCAGCTCCTCCGCGGTGACGGGCACGCCGTTCAGGTCCCCGCGCATGTCCTTGGGCAGCGCCGCGACGGCCTTGAGGACCTCGGCGCGGAAATCCTCCTCCGAGGGCAGCGGCGGCTCCGGGAAGTCGTCTGGCGCCAGCGCGCGCGCCTTCTCGAAGTGGACCTGCGCCTGCTTCCACTTGCCCTCGCGCTCCAACAGCAGGCCCAGGTGCTGGTGGGCGTGCGCGGCGCGCTCGGGGTCGTCCACGAGGCCGGCGAAGGTGGTGCGCGCGTCGCCGAAGCGGCACAGCTCGAAGAGGGCCAGGGCTCGCTCGTAGAGGGCCTCACGGCTGCCGGGGTTGCGCGCCAGGACGATGGCCGAGTGCGCCAGCGAAGACTCCGCCTGCCCCAAATCGTTGAAGGCCATGGCGGCCACCAGCGCGAGGTGGGGAATCAGCTCCGGGGGCGTGTTGGGCTGGGACAGGCCCCGCTCGGCGTAGAGGGCACCCAGCTCGTCCCGCTCCCGCGTGGACGGAAGCTGCACGGCGTACAGGTGGGCCGAGCCCAACAGCGCGGACGGGTCCCCCGGGTCGATGGCGAGCGCTCGCGCATAGGCGAGCTGCGCTTCCGTCTCGCGGCCCAGGGCGGCCAGCGCCACGCCCCGCTCGGCGTGGGCCGCGGCCAGGTCCGGCTCCAACGCGGCGGCCTGGGCGGCGCAGGACAGCGCCTCCTCGAAGCGGCCGTCCTCGAAGTAGCGACGCGACGCGTCCAGCGGGGCCGCGCCGTCCGACTTGCACACGGCGAGGGGCTGCACGCGGTGGGTGGCGTCCTCGGGAAGTGGCCCGGGGCGCACACTGGAGTGGGACGCCGCACCCGCGGGCGCGCTGGCGGTGGGCTCGGCCGGACATGACGGAGCCTGCGCTTCGGCCGCGGGAGCGCCGCGCTTGCACGCTACGAGGAGGAGACAGAGGGCGAGCAGACCGCGCCGCGACATGGGCCGCCAGGGTACGGCAACACTCCGTGCGCTGGAAGCAGGGACGTGCATGCCCGCCTGCTCACACGACCCACATTCCCCCGCACTGCATTAGGTTGCCCGCCCCATGAGCGAATTGATTCTGGC
This genomic window from Myxococcus hansupus contains:
- a CDS encoding metallopeptidase family protein codes for the protein MHVPASSARSVAVPWRPMSRRGLLALCLLLVACKRGAPAAEAQAPSCPAEPTASAPAGAASHSSVRPGPLPEDATHRVQPLAVCKSDGAAPLDASRRYFEDGRFEEALSCAAQAAALEPDLAAAHAERGVALAALGRETEAQLAYARALAIDPGDPSALLGSAHLYAVQLPSTRERDELGALYAERGLSQPNTPPELIPHLALVAAMAFNDLGQAESSLAHSAIVLARNPGSREALYERALALFELCRFGDARTTFAGLVDDPERAAHAHQHLGLLLEREGKWKQAQVHFEKARALAPDDFPEPPLPSEEDFRAEVLKAVAALPKDMRGDLNGVPVTAEELPADADLLANQPPLSPTILGLFRGPPLSEPCDGSETPCRSVVLYRRNLARAVRTSEELREQIRVTLLHEIGHLRGEDDEELAARGLE